TCATCCCCTGCAATTACGGCGAAAACGAAGCAAACAGAGATAGCGGAAGCATCATCCCGTTTCATTCAGCGCTTCCAATCGGCTCTTAAAGGGGAGCTGATGGCGGGAATGAAGGCGGGCGGGCCGGTCGGGGCGCTTGATATCTGCAAGATGGAAGCCCCTAAAATCGCCGCCGCCCATGCCCACTCCGGATGGAGTATCAAACGGGTCAGCGACCGCAATCGGAATCCCCAGAATCTCCCTGACTCGGTTGAGGCCGAAATTCTCAACCGAATCATAGAAGGGAAAGCGACTCCGGCGGCTTTTGGTCACTGGGTCAGACCGGACAGTTTGTATCAGTATTATGCCCCTATTGTTACCGGCAAACTCTGCCTCAACTGTCATGGTGATGCCGCCTCTCTGGCATCGGGCGTCCCGGAAAAACTGAAAAAACTCTATCCTGATGACCGGGCGGTCGGTTACAAGGAAGGGGATATTCGGGGGCTGTTTGTGGTGGAGGTCAA
The genomic region above belongs to Candidatus Zixiibacteriota bacterium and contains:
- a CDS encoding DUF3365 domain-containing protein, producing MKNSLFAAIVIFGVSSSLAADDISQPSLRDSSSPAITAKTKQTEIAEASSRFIQRFQSALKGELMAGMKAGGPVGALDICKMEAPKIAAAHAHSGWSIKRVSDRNRNPQNLPDSVEAEILNRIIEGKATPAAFGHWVRPDSLYQYYAPIVTGKLCLNCHGDAASLASGVPEKLKKLYPDDRAVGYKEGDIRGLFVVEVKWPDGREYMEQLLADSTLAE